aagagtttgtccaggcttgtcctttgctacaaaaagaattgggccaccttgctgcattttatttacttttgttatttgttgctcgttacaaattatctcatcacaaaactatctgttaccacttatttcagtacttgcagagaataccttgctgaaaaccgtttatcatttccttctgctccttgttgggttcgacacttttacttatcgaaaagactacgatagatcccctatacttgtgggtcatcaaccctcggagatacctgtagatcatctttatagtcatccagttacgttgcgacgtttggtacacacaaggcactcctccggtgttagtgagttgcatgatctcatggtcataggaacatatacttgacatgcagaaaacgataacaataaacttgatacgatcatatgctacgtttatagtttgggtctcatccatcacatctttcttctaatgatgtgaaccctttatcaaatgacaacgcatgtctatgactaggaaaccatagccatctttgatcaacaagctagtccgGTAAAGGCTTtttagggacatgttgttgtctatgtatccacacatgcattcgagtttccggtcaatacaattatagcatggacaataaatgattatcatgaacaagaaaatataataataaccactttattattgcctctagggcatatttccaacattcgtCTAGCAAGCATCCGCGGTTTCACTCATGTGATCATGAAGTCCAATTGCCTGAAGCTCGTTAATCTCTGGCACACTAGGCGACTGTCACGCTCGTGGTAGCGCCTCTTCTAGATCAAATAGGAGAGCTTATACCtcagtttatttctttttcctttcAACATGTAATTCGTAATGCTAACCTTCCGGCTCACCTCTGTGCGAAGTTTGCTTGCACTCTGGATGCGTCAGAGAGCTGGCTACATTCTACTCCCAGTTTCCTGATCGGTAGCCTCATGGCTGACTGTCCCAGGGTTGTTTTTGTTGAATAAATCTCTTCAAGTTTGCCCGCAAAAAAAGAATAAACATAGTTGTGTACGAAGCAAAATAGACATTTAATCATTTCATATAGTTTACAAAAACTAACCCATAAGAAGTTGTGTCAATTTTTCTTGGGGCTCGGCGTTGTACAAAAAACGGAAATCTTTTTTTACACGACGCGAGGaactaaataaaatcataaagcGACCTCAACAGATTCCCTAATAAAACCTCTACGTAAGCGATGGTTCGTTTTGTTCATTATCTACGGATCTattttaatttttgtgaacattttctaaaatttcatggaCATTTTATTTAAAATCGTGATTTTTTAataatatgtgaacaattttttgaaatcatgaacattttatgattttccaaatgttttttgaattcacaaactgTTTATGattttcatttttttagaaaacaCATAACGTTTTAAAATTTGGTTCTTTTGAAAATCCCGAATTTCAttgagaagaaaaataaaaacagaatCGTGCGATGGCTAAGAAATTCGGGATTTTCAAAAACGTTATTTGGATTAAGGATTAAGGGTGGATTAACAGCTATttggctcgttaagctcgtagTCTGTttggctcgttaagctcgtagTCTCTTTTCTAATGAACAAAAATAAGCACAGGATTCCTGTTAAATTTAACGAGAAGGTAACAAGTTTCATGAGCACCTCGTTAAtacaacacaacacatatttttATGTCATAAGTAGCAACATTTCTTGGCACCTCAATCCATCTGATCAATCTAATCGATCCAACCAAGCCCACATGAGACAATAACCAGCGTACCTTGTCATGTGGTTGCTCTCTTCCTTCGtaaaaaacacacacacaaaactaAAGCAAAAGGGGATAATGTGAACGTGTACTCGTGAGCTTAACGAGTTTTACAAGAGAGATATCATATTATCATGATTTCTAATAATATGACATGATTCTAGTAACAGAAGTGAGGGtaatttagactagtaacatgtataTTTGGTGAAGTTATGAAAATAGCTGGCTATAGCCTCGCTATAGTCCCGATATAGTTGATTTGGGAGGACCGTTGTTATTTGGCACAGCCCACTATCTAAAACTATGATAGAATTCAGTTGTCATAGAATAATATTAATATTGTTCTCGGACGTCTAAGAATTAACAATGTTTCATAAAATCATGTTGTTTTTAACATATCATGTGCTTTTTAGCAATCATCATACTAATAAATTTTACAAGAACTTTACATGCTAGCTGCGATGCATATAAACTACTGTACTATACTATATAGAGTTTTTATataattttatttatgtaggaataTGATTTCCCTTTTGTTTGATAGTTTTTTGTTGTTGCGCGAAATAGCTTACCAAGCTGACCATTTTTTTCCACGCTGTTGATCGATGCCCTACTACGCTATCAGTTTGTGAGCTGTGCTTGCGACCTCACGACCAAACAAGTGCGTAACGGCGTCCTCATCTCGGTGACAAGCCCCGGTTTCTCTTCCATGTCCACTGCTCCAACCGGCGTCCACTCGAACCTCGTGAACAGCTTCTCGACGAAGGATTTCAGCACCGTCAGAGCGACAGCGGCGCCAGGGCACGCCCTCCGCCCGCTGCCGAAAGGCATCATCTTCATGGACTCCTCGCCGCTCCCGCCGCCGGCGGTGACAGAAACGCCGTATCCTTCTCCGCCCTCCAAGAACCGTTCAGGCAAGAACTCGTCGGGGTTCGTCCACGACGTCGCGTCGCGTCCGACATCAGCCACGCCGTAGTTGACGACGGAGCCCTTGGGTATCACATAGCCGTCGAGATAGACGTCCTTGTCCGTCGTGTGCGCCAGCAGGTAGTGCGCCGGGGGGTGGCGACGCAGCGCTTCGAGCACCACGGCCTCCAGGAACGGGCTCCGTCGCTCGTCATTTGCCCTACAGTTTTCATCGCCTTCCCCTTTCCTAGCGATGTCCTGCCGTAACTTTCGTTGTACATCCTGGCAAAAGTTGCATGTCGTATCAACTTTATGGGTATGACAGTGAAATTCCTAGTACTTAATAGTTAATACTCCCTTCATTCGAAAAAGCTTATCCTTTAAATGTATGTATCTAGCATTAAATTAgtgatagatacatccatttaaggaTCAGCTTAGGATAAGTTTTTTTCGGACGAAGGGAATACTGCTATGAGCTGATACGACGTTCTTGTTATTGCTATGTATACCTGGTGGAGCACAAAACGTGCCATGATCCACTCGAGCGCCGTGGAAGTGGTCTTGGACGCAGCGTTCATGAACTCCCAGCACAGGCTCACCATCTCCTCGTCTCGGAGCCTTAGCTCCAGGAGCGTGTCGACGTAGCACCGGCGTCGCCCTGGGCCGACCCCACCTCTGTTCCACTGTCCGCGAGCACTGATGAGAGCCATGACAGTGGCATGGTGCCTCTTCTTGGCGTTCGATAGCTTCCGGCACTTAGGGAAGTAGCACGCGACCTCCAGGAGCGCGGGCATGAGGTGGAACGCGCCGAGCTCAACGACGAGGGACAGGATCTCGGCGTGGACTCCTCGCAGCTGCCTGAGCACGTCCTCCGCCACTCCCTCGCCGAAGCAAAGCGAGGCGAAGAAGGAGAACACGGCGTGTCGGAGTATTTCTGATGGCACCACGACGTGGTTCTCGGCCGCAGCGGCCGCACGCTCGAAGCTCGAAACAAGCCTGCCGAGAGAAGACTGTAGCGCGCCAGCGAGAGACGCCCCTGCAAGGTGCGAGCTGAGGTTGCGCCGGAGGAGGCTCCAGCGGCCGCCGTACTGGGCGCTGTTGATGCCGTGGCCGTTAAGCCCGAAGGACCACGACGGCGGACGGTGCGCGAAGGTGGCCCCTGCGCGGGCGAGGGTACGGTGCG
The sequence above is drawn from the Triticum aestivum cultivar Chinese Spring chromosome 7A, IWGSC CS RefSeq v2.1, whole genome shotgun sequence genome and encodes:
- the LOC123153430 gene encoding cytochrome P450 89A9-like, which encodes MLLLLCIVVLPAVLLLVQSSKQRRKCHIGGSPLPPGPPWPRLPLLGNLLYRCPTTASLVDALRRLHADYGPVVTLWAGSKPAIFIAGRDAAHRTLARAGATFAHRPPSWSFGLNGHGINSAQYGGRWSLLRRNLSSHLAGASLAGALQSSLGRLVSSFERAAAAAENHVVVPSEILRHAVFSFFASLCFGEGVAEDVLRQLRGVHAEILSLVVELGAFHLMPALLEVACYFPKCRKLSNAKKRHHATVMALISARGQWNRGGVGPGRRRCYVDTLLELRLRDEEMVSLCWEFMNAASKTTSTALEWIMARFVLHQDVQRKLRQDIARKGEGDENCRANDERRSPFLEAVVLEALRRHPPAHYLLAHTTDKDVYLDGYVIPKGSVVNYGVADVGRDATSWTNPDEFLPERFLEGGEGYGVSVTAGGGSGEESMKMMPFGSGRRACPGAAVALTVLKSFVEKLFTRFEWTPVGAVDMEEKPGLVTEMRTPLRTCLVVRSQAQLTN